A window from Thermogemmatispora onikobensis encodes these proteins:
- a CDS encoding ferric reductase-like transmembrane domain-containing protein — translation MATIWQSVTWNVARAGGLTAYLLLTLAVCAGLALSAQLQSPARWPRLLNNELHNFLTLLATIFVGLHILAVWVDPFTHFGWNEILIPLASHYRPIWMALGICALYLGIAIGISTLLRPHIGYRWWRRLHLLTLLLFGLATLHGLGSGSDTQSWWALALYGGSLWAVGWLLWRRVQVARRTKQERVQLQARLQAQQAQTRPGPAQAMAPRQFQRPGVWGTTGTGAVRPPTQGGAAAPPAELWRAPQPSQPLRRY, via the coding sequence ATGGCAACAATCTGGCAGAGTGTGACCTGGAATGTGGCGCGGGCGGGCGGTCTGACGGCCTACCTCCTGCTGACGCTGGCGGTCTGCGCCGGGCTGGCGCTCTCGGCGCAGCTACAATCGCCGGCGCGCTGGCCGCGATTGCTGAACAATGAGCTGCACAATTTTCTGACCTTGCTGGCGACCATCTTTGTCGGCCTCCATATTCTGGCCGTCTGGGTTGACCCCTTTACGCATTTCGGCTGGAACGAGATCCTGATCCCTCTGGCCAGCCACTATCGGCCCATCTGGATGGCGTTGGGCATCTGCGCCCTCTACCTGGGGATCGCCATCGGCATCAGCACCCTGCTGCGTCCCCATATCGGCTATCGCTGGTGGCGCCGACTGCACCTGCTCACCTTGCTGCTCTTCGGCCTGGCCACCCTGCACGGGCTGGGCAGCGGCAGTGACACCCAAAGCTGGTGGGCGCTGGCCCTCTATGGTGGCAGCCTGTGGGCGGTGGGCTGGCTGCTCTGGCGGCGGGTGCAGGTCGCGCGGCGCACAAAGCAAGAGCGAGTCCAGCTTCAAGCACGGCTACAGGCCCAGCAGGCTCAGACGCGACCGGGACCAGCTCAGGCAATGGCCCCACGCCAGTTTCAGCGGCCAGGAGTATGGGGAACTACCGGTACCGGCGCTGTAAGGCCGCCAACCCAGGGCGGAGCCGCTGCTCCTCCTGCGGAGCTGTGGCGGGCGCCCCAGCCATCGCAGCCCTTGCGTCGCTACTAA
- a CDS encoding FAD:protein FMN transferase — MAASQLSDRATAAAASPESAEAPYVTPPGMVRGSFQAMGTTVSYLLPVEGSEQGVELIADLFARWEAILSRFRPQGELTHLNRHAGQWVAVSELLYVVLTRALEAAAASDGLYDPTLLPQLLHLGYDRSFELLEQARETAPAEQAERSSSRSLGGEAGESWSGGAWRHIEVDPVTRRVRLPTGVQLDFGGIAKGMAVDTALGALRRRGLVPALVNAGGDLAVAGLPPDGEHWAIAIPGRRGGWTIPLRRGAVATSGIARRRWWRDGILRHHLLDPRTGLPVANGLWSVTVAADRCEQAEVAAKVAFILGPEEGPAFLRRHGLAGLFVHEDGGWQSVASWPTHLMAAWQEGAGQRAAEQRKP; from the coding sequence TTGGCAGCCAGCCAACTTTCGGACAGGGCCACAGCGGCAGCGGCGTCTCCTGAGTCTGCTGAGGCGCCGTATGTGACGCCGCCGGGGATGGTACGTGGCAGCTTCCAGGCGATGGGCACCACTGTCAGCTACCTGCTTCCCGTAGAAGGAAGCGAGCAGGGTGTCGAGCTGATTGCTGACCTTTTTGCCCGCTGGGAAGCGATTTTGAGCCGCTTCCGCCCCCAGGGCGAACTGACGCATCTCAATCGCCATGCTGGCCAGTGGGTAGCGGTGAGCGAACTGCTCTATGTGGTACTCACGCGAGCTCTGGAAGCTGCAGCCGCCAGCGACGGCCTCTATGATCCGACGCTGCTGCCACAGCTCCTGCACCTGGGCTACGATCGCAGCTTTGAGCTTCTGGAGCAGGCGAGGGAGACGGCTCCTGCTGAGCAAGCGGAGAGGAGCAGCAGCCGCAGTCTGGGCGGCGAAGCAGGAGAGAGCTGGTCTGGTGGGGCCTGGCGCCACATTGAGGTCGACCCGGTGACGCGGCGGGTGCGCCTGCCGACTGGGGTGCAGCTGGACTTTGGCGGCATTGCAAAAGGGATGGCCGTCGATACAGCTCTAGGAGCGTTGCGTCGACGGGGTCTGGTACCGGCCCTGGTCAACGCCGGCGGCGACCTGGCCGTTGCTGGTCTGCCTCCCGACGGCGAACACTGGGCCATTGCCATTCCGGGACGACGTGGCGGCTGGACCATTCCCCTGCGCCGTGGAGCTGTGGCCACCTCGGGAATTGCCCGCCGTCGCTGGTGGCGGGACGGTATCCTGCGCCATCACCTGCTGGACCCGCGCACGGGCCTGCCCGTCGCCAACGGACTCTGGTCGGTGACTGTTGCTGCCGATCGCTGTGAGCAGGCCGAGGTGGCCGCCAAAGTGGCGTTCATTCTCGGCCCCGAAGAAGGCCCGGCCTTCCTGCGCCGCCACGGTCTGGCTGGCCTCTTCGTTCACGAAGATGGAGGCTGGCAGAGCGTCGCCTCCTGGCCGACTCATCTTATGGCCGCCTGGCAAGAGGGAGCCGGGCAGCGAGCAGCGGAACAAAGGAAGCCATAG